The Paludisphaera rhizosphaerae genome includes a region encoding these proteins:
- a CDS encoding biotin/lipoyl-containing protein: MRLEAVILPELGTDPDMPIIVSHWYAARGSHVLEGERLVEISAGPLIFDVSAPATGRLVEIRGREDDLVTPGSILGYVDPIEEQDGGGEGSGRNGGSGGRGEVTR; the protein is encoded by the coding sequence ATGCGCCTGGAGGCTGTCATCCTTCCGGAGCTGGGGACTGATCCCGACATGCCGATCATCGTCAGCCACTGGTACGCCGCGCGGGGGTCGCACGTCCTGGAAGGCGAGCGCCTGGTCGAGATTTCGGCCGGCCCGCTGATCTTCGACGTCTCCGCGCCCGCGACCGGGCGCCTCGTGGAGATCCGCGGTCGAGAGGACGACCTGGTGACACCGGGATCCATCCTCGGCTACGTCGATCCGATCGAGGAGCAGGACGGTGGCGGCGAGGGGTCGGGCCGCAACGGGGGTTCCGGCGGTCGCGGCGAAGTCACGCGCTAG
- a CDS encoding NUDIX domain-containing protein produces the protein MTTFHERSAGVIPFHRGEGLVYRFLVLHSATVRNPRAKWEFPKGGVEAGETPRQAAGREFQEETSLPDWTFREGFERSLSYTYIRRGRKVVKTVTYFVVDVRDPIEPTRSAEHMEDPHGHWFHWGTFDEINRLLYHTKIRQVFAEAKAWIEKADEPPPPAEALVTGS, from the coding sequence ATGACGACGTTTCACGAACGATCCGCTGGCGTCATCCCCTTCCATCGCGGAGAAGGCCTGGTCTACAGGTTCCTGGTCCTGCACTCCGCGACGGTGCGGAACCCGCGCGCCAAGTGGGAGTTCCCCAAGGGGGGCGTCGAGGCCGGCGAGACTCCGCGCCAGGCCGCCGGTCGTGAGTTCCAGGAAGAGACCAGCCTCCCCGACTGGACGTTCCGTGAGGGCTTCGAACGCAGCCTCTCTTACACCTACATCCGCCGAGGCCGCAAGGTCGTCAAGACCGTCACGTACTTCGTCGTCGACGTCCGCGACCCCATCGAGCCCACCCGCTCCGCCGAGCACATGGAAGACCCCCACGGCCACTGGTTCCACTGGGGGACCTTCGACGAGATCAACCGCCTCCTCTACCACACCAAGATCCGCCAGGTCTTCGCCGAGGCCAAGGCCTGGATCGAAAAAGCCGACGAGCCCCCTCCTCCGGCTGAAGCTCTCGTCACCGGTTCTTGA
- a CDS encoding type II toxin-antitoxin system VapC family toxin: MFILDTDHFSFLQQVHSTASSRLRARLQEQETSAAVTIISLEEQSRGWLAYIKKARNLDAQVDAYARLRRMHENFCRVPILDFDDMAAVEYGRLKRSFPRTGSMDLKIAAIAITREAVLLTRNRADFDNIPGLMIDDWSV, encoded by the coding sequence GTGTTCATCCTGGACACCGACCATTTCTCGTTTCTCCAACAAGTTCACAGCACCGCGTCTTCCAGGCTGCGGGCCAGGTTGCAGGAGCAGGAGACGTCCGCAGCCGTCACCATCATCTCCCTCGAGGAACAATCCCGAGGATGGCTGGCCTATATCAAGAAGGCTCGTAACCTCGACGCCCAGGTGGACGCCTATGCCCGTCTGAGGCGTATGCACGAGAACTTCTGCCGTGTCCCGATCCTCGATTTCGACGATATGGCCGCCGTTGAATACGGCCGACTCAAACGCTCATTTCCGCGCACAGGATCTATGGACCTCAAGATCGCCGCCATCGCCATCACTCGAGAGGCGGTCCTGCTCACCCGGAATCGAGCCGACTTCGACAACATCCCTGGACTGATGATCGACGACTGGTCCGTCTGA
- a CDS encoding dipeptidase: MFLKTAGAATILSRRRQADAAEGRAQEADAKLPAGGDPLMASDHPGIARARDEALEVLKPTPAQLQRGLELHRDCLVFDAYGFAPRAAIDGAAMAQAEAEGASDAELNLLRQEMAMTRPALVAQEREEFLNAMKVAGVACIFQNAGEESSDPLVLMKRLAHFTYLGDMMRGGLARATLPEDIEAARAAGRHCLYLTGNGVPLAGHSTSMQADLGFVRLFFQLGIRMMHVTYNRRNLLGDGCAEAANGGLSDFGRAAVKEMNRLGVIVDVAHSGWRTSLEAAQASTKPMVASHTTCAGVHSHIRSKPDEVIRAICDTGGLVGICCIPDFLAGNGDIARLVDHIDYVVKKFGADHVAIGTDAAHESRYAAAENAKVKSRGRRRAPFASLWPEGALGGNWPRARPLAWTNWPLFTVAMVQRGYTDDQIRKILGGNILRVCKDVLVKS, encoded by the coding sequence ATGTTTCTCAAGACGGCCGGCGCAGCGACGATATTATCGAGACGACGGCAGGCCGACGCCGCGGAAGGCCGGGCCCAGGAAGCTGACGCCAAGCTTCCGGCGGGTGGCGATCCGCTGATGGCTTCGGACCACCCGGGGATCGCCAGGGCCCGCGATGAGGCGCTCGAGGTCCTGAAACCGACGCCGGCCCAGTTGCAGCGAGGGCTGGAGCTGCACCGCGACTGCCTGGTGTTCGACGCCTACGGCTTCGCTCCGCGAGCGGCCATCGATGGGGCCGCGATGGCCCAGGCCGAGGCGGAGGGGGCGTCCGACGCCGAACTCAACCTCCTGCGGCAGGAAATGGCGATGACCCGCCCGGCGCTCGTGGCCCAGGAACGGGAAGAGTTCCTGAACGCCATGAAGGTCGCGGGCGTCGCCTGCATCTTCCAGAATGCCGGCGAGGAAAGCTCCGATCCGCTCGTGCTGATGAAGCGACTGGCCCACTTCACCTACCTGGGCGACATGATGCGCGGCGGTCTCGCGCGAGCGACGCTTCCGGAAGACATCGAAGCCGCGAGGGCCGCGGGTCGGCATTGCCTGTACCTGACGGGCAACGGGGTCCCGCTGGCCGGTCACTCGACCAGCATGCAGGCGGACCTCGGATTCGTGCGGCTCTTCTTCCAGCTCGGCATCCGCATGATGCACGTCACCTACAACCGCCGCAACCTGCTGGGCGACGGCTGCGCCGAGGCGGCCAACGGCGGTCTGAGCGACTTCGGCCGCGCGGCCGTCAAGGAGATGAACCGACTGGGGGTGATCGTCGACGTGGCCCACAGCGGCTGGCGGACCAGCCTCGAAGCGGCCCAGGCTTCGACGAAGCCGATGGTGGCCAGCCACACCACCTGCGCGGGGGTCCATTCCCACATCCGTTCCAAGCCCGACGAAGTCATCCGGGCGATCTGCGACACGGGAGGCCTGGTCGGCATCTGCTGCATCCCCGACTTCCTGGCCGGCAACGGCGACATCGCCCGCCTGGTGGATCACATTGACTACGTGGTCAAGAAGTTCGGCGCTGACCACGTCGCGATCGGCACCGACGCGGCCCATGAGTCGCGTTATGCGGCGGCCGAGAACGCCAAGGTGAAATCCCGAGGCCGCCGCCGCGCCCCGTTCGCGTCCCTCTGGCCCGAGGGTGCGCTTGGGGGCAACTGGCCTCGCGCCCGGCCCCTCGCCTGGACGAACTGGCCCCTCTTCACCGTCGCGATGGTCCAACGCGGCTACACCGACGACCAGATCCGAAAAATCCTCGGCGGAAACATTCTGAGGGTCTGCAAGGACGTGCTCGTGAAGTCCTGA
- the tmk gene encoding dTMP kinase, producing the protein MTHKDTVDDTTRLRPHPGFFLVFEGPDGGGKSTQAARTIEWLREEGFDVVACRDPGGTNLGERLRTVILSDESVHPTMRAEMLLYMASRAQLVDEVIRPALAAGRIVVSDRFVLSNIIYQGVAGGLSVDEIADVGLVATGGLMPDLTLLLDVPQEVARSRTGPARDRIEKRPAEYQDRVRAGFLLAPADRSMYSSPLTVIDGGLEADAVFALIRKEVQDALALDPRP; encoded by the coding sequence GTGACGCACAAGGACACGGTGGACGACACAACCCGACTTCGGCCGCATCCCGGCTTCTTCCTCGTCTTCGAAGGGCCCGACGGCGGCGGGAAGTCGACCCAGGCGGCGCGGACGATCGAGTGGCTGCGTGAAGAGGGCTTCGACGTCGTCGCCTGCCGCGACCCCGGGGGGACCAACCTGGGCGAGCGGCTCCGTACCGTGATCCTCTCCGACGAATCGGTCCACCCGACGATGCGGGCCGAGATGCTCCTTTACATGGCCAGCCGCGCCCAACTCGTCGACGAGGTGATCCGGCCGGCCCTGGCGGCGGGACGGATCGTCGTCTCCGACCGGTTCGTCCTCTCCAACATCATCTATCAGGGTGTGGCCGGAGGACTATCCGTCGACGAGATCGCGGATGTCGGATTGGTCGCGACGGGGGGGCTGATGCCCGACCTGACCCTCCTGCTGGACGTTCCGCAGGAGGTCGCCCGCTCTCGGACCGGCCCCGCCCGCGACCGGATCGAGAAACGGCCGGCCGAGTATCAGGACCGCGTCCGTGCGGGGTTTCTCCTCGCACCGGCGGATCGTTCCATGTATTCGAGCCCGCTGACCGTGATCGATGGCGGCCTCGAAGCCGACGCCGTCTTCGCCCTCATCCGGAAGGAGGTCCAGGATGCCCTGGCACTCGATCCGCGGCCATGA
- the holB gene encoding DNA polymerase III subunit delta': MPWHSIRGHDRVVESLRAGLNSGRFPHAFLFVGPEGIGKRYFALTLAQALLCETRAESELDPCGVCPGCLQAEAGTHPDLITAGRPEDKQELPIKVVRDLCDEFALKPARGGRKVAVVDDVDTMNDEAANAFLKTLEEPPPGAVLILIGTSPEQQLETVVSRCQVVRFEPLATDELASLLLEKGVASEPAEALKLATLADGSVGRAVGLADPDLGRYRRDLIDGLAGERGFDPGEHVKLLDAFAKQAGKEASAQRRRVRLMVWELARLFRGVLWQTAGLEPPSPDPDDRRAIARLAERLEPEDVFILADRAMEADYHLQRNIYMSLVLESLFHDLAKVINPRARG, encoded by the coding sequence ATGCCCTGGCACTCGATCCGCGGCCATGACCGAGTCGTCGAATCGCTGCGGGCAGGCCTCAATTCGGGGAGGTTCCCGCACGCCTTCCTGTTCGTCGGCCCCGAGGGGATCGGCAAGCGTTACTTCGCGTTGACGCTCGCCCAGGCCCTGCTTTGCGAGACCCGCGCGGAGTCCGAACTGGACCCCTGCGGCGTCTGCCCGGGCTGCCTCCAGGCTGAGGCCGGCACCCACCCGGACCTCATCACCGCCGGCCGTCCCGAGGACAAGCAGGAACTCCCGATCAAGGTCGTCCGCGACCTCTGCGACGAGTTCGCCCTCAAGCCGGCGCGAGGGGGTCGGAAGGTCGCCGTCGTCGACGACGTGGACACGATGAACGACGAGGCGGCCAACGCCTTCCTCAAGACGCTGGAAGAACCCCCGCCGGGCGCGGTGCTCATCCTGATCGGCACGTCCCCCGAGCAGCAGCTTGAGACGGTCGTCTCGCGCTGCCAGGTCGTCCGCTTCGAGCCGCTGGCGACCGACGAGTTGGCGTCTCTGCTGCTGGAGAAGGGCGTGGCCAGCGAGCCGGCCGAAGCGCTGAAGCTGGCGACCCTCGCCGACGGCAGCGTCGGCCGCGCGGTCGGGCTGGCCGACCCGGACCTCGGCCGATACCGTCGCGACCTGATCGACGGCCTGGCCGGAGAACGGGGGTTCGACCCGGGCGAGCACGTCAAACTGCTGGACGCTTTTGCCAAACAGGCTGGGAAAGAAGCGTCGGCCCAGCGGCGACGGGTCCGGCTGATGGTCTGGGAACTGGCCAGGCTCTTCCGCGGAGTCCTCTGGCAGACCGCCGGCCTTGAGCCCCCCTCCCCCGATCCCGACGACCGCCGCGCCATCGCCCGGCTCGCCGAACGTCTTGAGCCGGAGGACGTCTTCATCCTGGCGGACCGCGCGATGGAGGCCGACTACCACCTTCAGCGCAACATCTATATGTCTCTGGTCCTCGAATCCCTGTTCCACGACCTGGCGAAAGTCATCAACCCCCGGGCACGCGGCTGA
- a CDS encoding alpha-keto acid decarboxylase family protein: MAESSPSVGRYLIERISDLGVKHVFGIPGDYVLGLYKMLEESPLKLVGTTREDNAGFAADAYARVNGLGCVCVTYCVGGLSAANSIAGAFAEKSPVIVLSGSPGIGERARNPLLHHKVKTFDTQFDVFQHLTVASAILDRPETAFSEIDRVLDAALRYKRPVYLELPRDQVHVVPDAPHHRRTTVVESDPDALREALDETEAMLTAAKRPMILADVEIHRFHLQDELIELAESTGMPIATTILGKSVVSEAHPQFAGVYEGAMGRPEVTKLVESSDCLLMLGCFLTDINLGIFTAKLDPSKCIDATSEDLQIRRHHYRDVRLDDYIRGLIKRRVKVAQTPVPKREGAFEDVEIGPPSSQATSSKVFARLNRLLRETTDTTVIADVGDSLFGATDLEMERRTEFLSPAYYTSMGFGVPAAVGANMANPSSRVLVLVGDGAFQMTGMELSTIARHGFNPIIVVLNNHGYTTERFMLEGSFNDVFNWEYHRIPEVLGVGLGMEVRTVAELDAALDRAWANTGSFSLLNVHLDRYDHSPALERLATRMAERVGKKK, from the coding sequence ATGGCCGAATCGTCGCCTTCCGTTGGACGCTACCTGATCGAACGCATCTCCGACCTGGGCGTGAAGCACGTCTTCGGCATTCCGGGCGACTACGTCCTCGGTCTGTACAAGATGCTCGAAGAGAGCCCGTTGAAACTGGTCGGCACCACGCGCGAGGACAACGCCGGCTTCGCGGCCGACGCGTACGCGCGGGTGAACGGACTGGGGTGCGTCTGCGTCACGTACTGCGTGGGTGGGCTTTCGGCCGCCAACAGCATCGCCGGGGCGTTCGCCGAGAAGTCGCCGGTGATCGTCCTGAGCGGTTCGCCAGGGATCGGCGAGCGTGCCCGCAACCCGCTCTTGCACCACAAGGTCAAGACCTTCGACACCCAGTTCGACGTCTTCCAGCACCTGACGGTCGCCTCGGCGATCCTCGACCGTCCCGAGACGGCCTTCTCCGAGATCGACCGCGTCCTCGACGCCGCCCTGAGATACAAGCGGCCCGTCTACCTGGAGCTGCCGCGCGACCAGGTCCACGTCGTCCCCGACGCCCCGCACCACCGCCGGACGACGGTCGTCGAGAGCGATCCGGACGCGCTCCGTGAGGCGCTCGATGAAACCGAGGCGATGCTGACCGCGGCGAAACGGCCCATGATCCTGGCCGACGTCGAGATCCACCGCTTCCACCTCCAGGACGAGCTGATCGAGCTGGCCGAGTCCACCGGCATGCCGATCGCCACCACCATCCTGGGCAAGAGCGTGGTCTCCGAAGCCCACCCGCAGTTCGCGGGCGTCTACGAAGGAGCGATGGGAAGGCCCGAAGTCACCAAGCTCGTCGAATCGTCCGACTGCCTGCTGATGCTCGGCTGCTTCCTCACCGACATCAACCTGGGGATCTTCACGGCCAAGCTCGACCCGTCGAAGTGCATCGACGCGACGAGCGAAGACCTGCAGATCCGCCGCCACCACTATCGGGACGTCCGTCTCGACGACTACATCCGGGGGCTGATCAAGCGCCGGGTAAAGGTCGCCCAGACGCCCGTGCCGAAGCGGGAAGGCGCGTTCGAGGACGTCGAGATCGGCCCGCCGAGTTCACAGGCCACGTCTTCGAAGGTCTTCGCCCGGCTGAACCGGCTGCTGCGAGAGACCACCGACACGACGGTGATCGCCGACGTGGGAGACTCCCTCTTCGGCGCGACCGACCTGGAGATGGAGCGGCGCACGGAGTTCCTCAGCCCGGCGTACTACACGTCAATGGGCTTCGGCGTGCCGGCGGCGGTCGGGGCGAACATGGCCAACCCGTCGTCGCGGGTGCTGGTGCTCGTCGGCGACGGGGCCTTCCAGATGACGGGCATGGAGCTGTCGACGATCGCCCGTCACGGCTTCAACCCGATCATCGTCGTCCTGAACAACCACGGCTACACAACCGAGCGGTTCATGCTGGAAGGCTCGTTCAACGACGTGTTCAACTGGGAATATCACCGGATCCCCGAGGTGCTGGGGGTCGGCCTGGGGATGGAGGTCCGGACGGTCGCCGAGCTGGACGCCGCTCTCGATCGGGCCTGGGCCAACACGGGGAGCTTCAGCCTGCTGAACGTCCACCTGGACCGCTACGATCACAGCCCGGCCCTGGAACGTCTGGCGACCCGGATGGCTGAGCGCGTCGGCAAGAAGAAGTGA
- a CDS encoding beta strand repeat-containing protein — protein sequence MLIGKRGPRLGPSKRKAAKCLPRAESLEAKILLSIDLGGTAPPALPNIASQNVGVAMVGTSTPLQNAGYSVANLGSVNGTGYDAFLVGAPAINNTGTNTTSAAYLVFGSQANSTSGPAISDWLNNVPNGRVGDLTQLGGVTQSNPITGTTTNAYNFNGVTFITSQQTNSQLGYSVANAGTIRGTQAFLIGAPNGTEAGSFTSGAGTGRAYLVYGASNLSTLANKTIDLDDPASAAAAGVQVITFVSSALGARLGDSVAGIGNFLNDGSNGIALGAPNASISGTVTSGAVYVMTGNNLPGSNSTIDVTQIGQGSVNGLVIAGPSGGSQTGTAVGGDGVDVNGDGLADMVIGASGTSGGAGTAYLVYGGNLVSQTIVTNSYRSLSLARVGTATGSTPTPVAGAAITGSSGEQLGFAVASAGDFNNDGFGDVLIGGPGYSTSTGRAILLYGGANNVVSGIFTADTIPSSISSMTLIGTAEGDEAGYALSLAAAVNSGQPNGILVGSPGYLSDRGTAYYLPGHGGLYTGTFLLSDAENSGTLAGLQLFGTTPGFSVSTNAPRFGAAVSGRLLSSSQTFTADGDRLGDFIIGAPGFTVINSGNLAGAGFIVQGAEISVGIPPATNVITSQIVRIDSATTAPFSISATTPATVQIYVTSATTPTGGTFNPATDIDPTTIVVNGVAFPTATVAVDPANSSQAIITITPRSSLNLPSSGTTAFTVSGLTNSTASDPNQPWTATTTVTTGGGGGGGGGGGTGLSAAVPPGATTSTTFVSPFGSSFVPSLSSLSQFNYAPIPVSVAISQYLPQGGFRQRIQAYHGMKIQGRNQNRSRNSDTGSGIWTLGRSVFTRSRFHNGKTYTWTHAGNVVPIQNKYVKYNRVNNHLPG from the coding sequence ATGCTGATTGGCAAGCGCGGACCTCGGCTCGGCCCTTCGAAGCGCAAGGCTGCGAAGTGCCTCCCGCGAGCGGAAAGTCTCGAGGCGAAGATCCTGCTGTCCATTGACCTGGGGGGGACGGCGCCGCCGGCCCTGCCCAACATCGCCAGCCAGAACGTGGGCGTCGCGATGGTCGGTACCAGTACGCCTCTTCAGAACGCCGGCTACAGCGTGGCGAACCTGGGGAGCGTCAACGGTACGGGCTATGACGCCTTCCTGGTCGGCGCGCCGGCGATCAACAACACGGGGACGAACACGACGTCCGCCGCCTACCTGGTGTTTGGTTCGCAGGCGAACTCGACGTCCGGGCCGGCGATCTCGGACTGGTTGAACAATGTGCCCAACGGGCGCGTCGGCGACCTGACGCAGCTTGGCGGCGTGACTCAATCCAACCCGATCACGGGGACGACGACGAACGCCTACAATTTCAACGGCGTGACGTTCATCACCAGCCAGCAGACGAACTCGCAGCTTGGCTACTCCGTGGCCAACGCCGGGACGATCCGCGGGACGCAGGCGTTCCTGATCGGCGCCCCCAATGGCACCGAGGCGGGGTCGTTCACCAGTGGAGCGGGAACCGGCCGCGCCTACCTGGTCTACGGCGCCTCCAACCTCTCCACCCTGGCGAACAAGACGATCGACCTTGACGATCCGGCGTCGGCGGCGGCGGCGGGCGTTCAGGTCATCACGTTCGTCAGCTCGGCGTTGGGAGCCCGCCTGGGCGACTCGGTCGCTGGGATCGGCAACTTCCTCAACGACGGCTCCAACGGCATCGCCTTGGGTGCCCCGAACGCGTCGATCAGCGGCACGGTGACCTCCGGCGCCGTGTACGTTATGACGGGCAACAACCTGCCCGGGTCCAACTCGACCATCGACGTCACGCAGATCGGCCAGGGGAGCGTGAACGGCCTGGTGATCGCCGGGCCCAGCGGCGGCAGTCAGACGGGGACCGCGGTCGGCGGCGACGGCGTCGACGTCAACGGCGACGGTCTGGCCGACATGGTCATCGGCGCCTCCGGCACCAGCGGCGGCGCGGGGACGGCCTACCTCGTCTACGGCGGCAACCTGGTCAGCCAGACGATCGTCACCAACAGCTATCGCTCGCTGTCCCTGGCTCGCGTCGGGACGGCCACCGGCTCGACGCCGACCCCGGTCGCCGGCGCCGCGATCACGGGCTCGTCCGGCGAGCAGCTCGGCTTCGCGGTCGCCAGCGCGGGCGACTTCAACAACGACGGCTTCGGCGACGTCCTCATCGGCGGACCGGGCTATAGCACCAGCACCGGTCGGGCGATCCTCCTCTACGGCGGCGCCAACAACGTCGTGAGCGGGATCTTCACCGCCGACACCATCCCCAGCTCGATCAGCTCCATGACCCTCATCGGCACGGCCGAAGGGGACGAGGCCGGTTACGCTCTGTCGCTGGCCGCCGCGGTCAACAGTGGACAGCCGAACGGCATCCTGGTCGGCTCGCCGGGTTATCTCTCCGACCGTGGAACGGCCTACTACCTGCCCGGCCACGGCGGGCTTTACACCGGTACGTTCTTGCTGTCCGACGCTGAAAATTCCGGCACCCTGGCCGGGCTCCAGCTCTTCGGGACGACGCCGGGCTTCTCCGTCTCGACGAACGCCCCGCGGTTCGGTGCGGCGGTCTCGGGTCGGCTCCTGTCGAGCAGCCAGACCTTCACGGCCGACGGCGACAGGCTGGGCGACTTCATCATCGGCGCCCCGGGTTTCACCGTCATCAACTCGGGCAACTTGGCAGGCGCCGGGTTCATCGTTCAGGGAGCCGAGATCAGCGTAGGCATCCCGCCGGCGACGAACGTGATCACCAGCCAGATCGTTCGGATCGACAGTGCGACCACGGCGCCCTTTAGCATCAGCGCCACGACGCCGGCCACGGTGCAGATCTACGTGACCAGCGCCACGACCCCGACTGGCGGCACCTTCAACCCGGCGACGGACATCGACCCGACGACGATCGTCGTCAACGGCGTGGCCTTCCCGACGGCGACCGTCGCCGTGGATCCGGCCAACTCCTCGCAGGCGATCATCACGATCACGCCGCGGTCGTCGCTCAACCTTCCCAGCAGCGGGACCACGGCGTTCACGGTCAGCGGACTGACGAACTCCACGGCTTCGGACCCGAACCAGCCCTGGACGGCGACCACGACCGTCACGACTGGCGGTGGCGGAGGGGGTGGCGGCGGCGGCGGCACGGGGCTCTCGGCGGCGGTCCCCCCGGGCGCCACCACGAGCACGACCTTCGTCTCGCCGTTCGGCAGCTCGTTCGTCCCCTCGCTGTCGTCCCTCTCGCAGTTCAACTACGCTCCGATTCCGGTGAGCGTGGCCATCAGCCAGTACTTGCCTCAGGGCGGCTTCCGGCAGCGGATCCAGGCCTATCACGGCATGAAGATCCAGGGACGGAACCAGAACCGGAGCCGCAACTCCGATACGGGTTCGGGGATCTGGACGCTCGGCCGCAGCGTCTTCACCCGCAGCCGGTTCCACAACGGCAAGACCTACACCTGGACTCACGCCGGCAACGTCGTGCCGATCCAGAACAAGTACGTCAAGTACAACCGCGTCAACAACCACCTGCCGGGCTGA